In Nonomuraea sp. NBC_00507, the following are encoded in one genomic region:
- a CDS encoding quercetin 2,3-dioxygenase, translated as MSRPPLDTLLLPPGHGEGLWHLDALWTFKIPAAVTGGAFSLAEQLLPKGAAPPVHRHTREDEAWIVLDGEVTFFLDDEQRTAGPGTYVFGPRGLAHTHRVESDTARLATLLIPGTCEAFFHTTGRPAVSLTLPPPEQHDLDRLLEGMREHGIEFLAPPPAP; from the coding sequence CCGACCGCCACTGGACACGCTGCTGCTGCCACCCGGTCACGGTGAGGGGCTGTGGCATCTCGACGCGCTGTGGACGTTCAAGATCCCGGCGGCAGTCACCGGCGGCGCGTTCAGCCTCGCCGAACAACTGCTCCCCAAGGGCGCGGCGCCGCCCGTGCACCGCCACACCCGCGAGGACGAAGCCTGGATCGTGCTCGATGGGGAGGTCACCTTCTTTCTCGACGACGAGCAACGTACCGCCGGACCCGGCACCTACGTGTTCGGACCGCGCGGGCTAGCCCATACACACCGCGTCGAGTCGGACACCGCCCGGCTCGCCACGCTGCTCATCCCCGGCACCTGCGAAGCGTTCTTCCACACCACCGGACGACCGGCCGTATCCCTCACCCTCCCCCCACCCGAGCAGCACGACCTGGACCGGTTGCTGGAAGGCATGCGCGAACACGGCATCGAGTTCCTCGCTCCACCACCGGCCCCGTAG
- a CDS encoding DUF7824 domain-containing protein gives MTTHPPKSRAWPGVRAAITAGDPALVADAVLALDEAGCREVARELPGHIGVARKAVAERDRRRGVWSDGEEWIEPMRVAGAGVLGGAAAVATWLYRRDFTRWRRPLDSGPLLRVIAARPPEWQADVAVRLALRLRGSRAQARDDSVPLALELLRRTGAVPPDHDPLTTAWVSQPPPALEHDPLAEHLVPRLFEAEGVGRELREDNVEPPSWDSGRRTWLGALREAVAAGRFAPEPLVDGCIRRFLRGGSATDLRFFARLHEMLAPAPSQERNRDYLRLLPAAPGPVAELALRHLRGAGGLSGEEVNDAVSALLFRPEGKLVRAGLSLLDQAARDAAGDLDDLAPALASAFLCESYEVRERTVRLAVKHAGRFTPAGTGAVREAASVLPAELAARLSEAYGVVATEPEAPDDFEPAPLPPFEPLAREPFPPAVDDLTAAYNRVGDGITFERWLDGFVRDPSKRPRPGRGRIYERRQWSDLSEWTEALLREAANPGEEPPVPEPERAPEYARHIIGVRTAEGDMEVDFGRLPAELRESIAAGLTAQGIPLGNLERFKEGPPLDAEILGVSIMSSGHWRRRDEEEDTPRDRLPDPRHVSLPHYAMLLRCAEVHAALKAGTLPPYLLATPTLTSGHLDPAELVSRLKGYERAGVQALPADLGQALLRLPREVDPEVVDRAGKLTSQAGATLARWLADRPEAELRVDWSHAGGDYTHDRQQGGHSPRLHPRIRIEPTGLALIDALLSDPRPWPNEDDGRYMDSWRLTLPSDRETVAMHFLPHLLNTWDRPGYFHEYVAALFSQDGPVGEAMALLIAVQLTEQGMFAWPERGRGLLLGAAAAGCLPAVECGRQLGLSLRRDVTKMSRIRPALEECARQGAHRQVWEIMTGLLTVYLPGPDERPHSGHTQALTFAVDAARWAGAHGPVPAVAEVAARKGSSGFVRNARALHEQLLGGRGQAATRARA, from the coding sequence ATGACGACTCACCCCCCCAAGAGCCGAGCCTGGCCGGGCGTGCGGGCGGCCATCACGGCCGGCGACCCGGCCCTGGTCGCGGACGCGGTGCTGGCCCTCGACGAGGCCGGATGCCGCGAGGTGGCCCGAGAGCTGCCCGGCCACATCGGTGTCGCCAGGAAGGCGGTCGCGGAACGCGACCGCCGCCGGGGCGTCTGGAGCGACGGCGAGGAATGGATCGAGCCCATGCGGGTCGCCGGCGCGGGCGTGCTCGGCGGGGCGGCGGCCGTCGCGACCTGGCTCTACCGTCGCGACTTCACCCGCTGGCGGCGGCCGCTCGACTCCGGGCCGCTGCTGCGGGTGATCGCCGCGCGGCCGCCGGAGTGGCAGGCCGACGTCGCCGTGCGCCTGGCCCTGCGGTTGCGCGGCAGCCGGGCCCAGGCCAGGGACGACAGTGTCCCGCTGGCCCTGGAGCTGCTGCGCCGCACCGGCGCCGTCCCGCCTGACCACGACCCGCTCACGACCGCCTGGGTGTCCCAGCCGCCGCCGGCCCTGGAGCACGACCCACTGGCCGAGCACCTGGTGCCCCGCCTGTTCGAGGCCGAGGGCGTCGGCCGGGAGCTGCGGGAGGACAATGTCGAGCCGCCCTCATGGGACTCCGGCCGCCGCACCTGGCTGGGAGCGCTGCGCGAGGCGGTCGCGGCCGGCCGGTTCGCTCCCGAGCCGCTGGTCGACGGCTGCATACGGCGGTTCCTGCGTGGCGGCAGCGCCACCGACCTACGCTTCTTCGCCCGCCTGCACGAGATGCTGGCCCCGGCGCCGAGCCAGGAGCGCAACCGCGACTACCTGCGGCTGCTGCCCGCCGCGCCGGGTCCGGTGGCCGAGCTGGCGCTGCGGCACCTGCGCGGCGCGGGCGGGCTGAGCGGCGAGGAGGTCAATGACGCGGTGTCGGCACTGCTGTTCCGCCCTGAGGGAAAGCTCGTGCGCGCCGGGCTGAGCCTGCTGGACCAGGCCGCCCGCGACGCGGCCGGCGACCTCGACGACCTGGCCCCTGCGCTCGCCTCGGCATTCCTGTGCGAGTCCTACGAGGTGCGCGAGCGCACGGTGCGCCTGGCCGTCAAGCATGCCGGACGCTTCACGCCCGCCGGGACCGGGGCCGTGCGCGAGGCGGCGAGCGTCCTACCCGCCGAGCTGGCGGCGCGGCTGTCGGAGGCGTACGGCGTGGTGGCGACCGAGCCGGAGGCGCCCGACGACTTCGAGCCCGCGCCGCTGCCGCCGTTCGAGCCGCTCGCCCGCGAGCCGTTCCCGCCGGCGGTTGACGACCTGACCGCCGCCTACAACCGGGTCGGCGACGGCATCACCTTCGAACGGTGGCTCGACGGCTTCGTCCGCGACCCGTCCAAGCGGCCGCGCCCGGGCCGGGGCCGGATCTACGAGCGCCGCCAGTGGTCCGACCTCAGTGAGTGGACGGAGGCGCTGCTGCGCGAGGCCGCCAATCCCGGCGAGGAGCCACCCGTCCCGGAGCCCGAACGAGCTCCCGAGTACGCCAGGCACATCATCGGCGTGCGCACCGCCGAGGGCGACATGGAGGTGGACTTCGGCCGGCTGCCCGCCGAGCTGCGGGAAAGCATCGCCGCGGGCCTCACGGCACAAGGCATTCCGCTGGGCAACCTGGAGCGCTTCAAGGAAGGCCCGCCGCTCGACGCGGAGATCCTAGGGGTGTCGATCATGTCGTCGGGTCACTGGAGACGCCGCGACGAGGAGGAGGACACGCCGCGGGACCGCCTGCCGGACCCGCGCCACGTCTCACTGCCGCACTACGCCATGCTGTTACGCTGCGCCGAGGTCCACGCCGCGCTGAAGGCCGGGACGCTGCCGCCCTACCTGCTGGCCACCCCGACCCTCACCTCCGGCCACCTCGACCCCGCCGAGCTGGTGTCTCGCCTTAAGGGATACGAGCGTGCCGGTGTCCAGGCCCTCCCCGCCGATCTGGGGCAGGCGCTGCTGCGGCTGCCGCGCGAGGTGGACCCAGAGGTGGTCGACCGCGCCGGGAAGCTGACCTCGCAAGCGGGCGCGACGCTGGCGCGCTGGCTGGCCGACCGGCCGGAGGCGGAGCTGCGCGTGGACTGGTCGCACGCCGGCGGCGACTACACGCACGACCGGCAGCAGGGCGGGCACAGCCCCCGGTTGCACCCCCGCATCCGGATCGAGCCGACGGGGCTGGCGCTGATCGACGCGCTGCTGTCCGATCCGCGTCCCTGGCCGAACGAAGACGACGGCAGATACATGGACTCCTGGCGGCTGACGCTGCCCTCGGACCGGGAGACGGTGGCCATGCACTTCCTGCCGCATCTGCTCAACACCTGGGACCGGCCGGGCTACTTCCACGAGTACGTGGCCGCGCTGTTCTCCCAGGACGGGCCGGTGGGTGAGGCAATGGCGCTGCTGATCGCCGTCCAGCTGACCGAGCAGGGCATGTTCGCCTGGCCCGAGCGCGGCCGGGGACTACTCCTGGGCGCGGCGGCCGCCGGCTGCCTGCCCGCGGTGGAGTGCGGGCGGCAGCTCGGGCTGTCCCTGCGCAGGGACGTGACCAAGATGAGCCGCATACGGCCGGCGCTGGAGGAATGCGCGAGACAGGGCGCGCACCGGCAGGTGTGGGAGATCATGACCGGGCTGCTGACCGTCTACCTGCCGGGACCGGACGAGCGGCCGCATTCTGGGCACACCCAGGCGCTCACCTTCGCGGTCGACGCCGCCCGCTGGGCGGGAGCGCACGGCCCAGTCCCGGCGGTCGCCGAGGTGGCGGCCCGCAAGGGGTCGAGCGGCTTCGTACGCAACGCCCGCGCCCTGCACGAGCAACTACTCGGCGGACGGGGACAGGCCGCGACGCGGGCGCGCGCCTAG
- a CDS encoding ABC transporter substrate-binding protein yields MQRTPMAWLAVVAGLVTTLAACGSSASSGTDTASNAGASATTTEAGAKKVKVTFIEGVAGDPFYETMACGAKEAAAQHNVDLNVQGAKNWDVSLQIPMVNSVIAARPDALFIAPNDSQALIQPLKQATEAGIKVVLVDTTLSDTSFVASAIASDNVKGGQVAADALAKLIGEKGSVLLVGGQPGVSTAEARQKGFEEGLKKYPNIKYLGNVFTSNGVAKISQLVSAQLAAHPDLAGIFALSTDQSQGANNAVKAAGKAGTIKLVGFDAGPAQVEQLRDDVVQALVAQQPAQIGADGVAQAAAAARGEQVQKQIGTDSTVITKENVDDPEVAKYLYTTTCN; encoded by the coding sequence ATGCAGAGAACACCCATGGCATGGCTGGCCGTCGTCGCCGGTCTCGTGACCACGCTCGCCGCCTGCGGTTCCTCCGCTTCCAGCGGCACGGACACCGCCTCGAACGCCGGCGCCTCGGCCACAACGACCGAAGCGGGGGCCAAGAAGGTCAAAGTGACCTTCATCGAAGGGGTCGCAGGTGACCCCTTCTACGAGACCATGGCCTGCGGCGCCAAGGAGGCGGCGGCGCAGCACAACGTGGACCTGAACGTCCAGGGCGCCAAGAACTGGGACGTGAGCCTGCAGATCCCCATGGTCAACTCCGTCATCGCCGCCCGGCCGGACGCGCTGTTCATCGCCCCCAACGACTCCCAGGCCCTGATCCAGCCGCTCAAGCAGGCGACCGAGGCCGGTATCAAGGTGGTGCTGGTGGACACCACCCTGTCGGACACCAGCTTCGTCGCTTCAGCGATCGCCAGCGACAACGTCAAGGGCGGGCAGGTCGCCGCCGACGCGCTGGCGAAGCTCATCGGCGAGAAGGGCAGCGTCCTCCTGGTCGGCGGCCAGCCCGGAGTCAGCACGGCCGAGGCCCGGCAGAAGGGCTTCGAGGAGGGGCTCAAGAAGTACCCCAACATCAAATATCTCGGCAACGTGTTCACCTCCAACGGCGTCGCGAAGATCTCCCAGCTGGTCTCCGCCCAGCTCGCGGCCCATCCCGACCTGGCCGGCATCTTCGCGCTCAGCACGGACCAGAGCCAGGGCGCCAACAACGCGGTGAAGGCGGCGGGCAAGGCCGGCACGATCAAGCTGGTCGGCTTCGACGCGGGACCCGCGCAGGTCGAGCAGTTGCGCGACGACGTGGTCCAGGCCCTGGTCGCTCAGCAGCCGGCGCAGATCGGCGCCGACGGTGTCGCCCAGGCCGCCGCGGCGGCGCGTGGCGAGCAGGTGCAGAAGCAGATCGGCACGGACTCTACCGTCATCACCAAGGAGAACGTCGACGACCCCGAGGTCGCGAAGTATCTCTACACCACCACCTGCAACTGA